The DNA region ATCTATTTCATGAGAAGGACAAGAGTTTAGTTCGTTTTAAGGATTTTAAGTGGAACACGAAATTATATAATTTGGATTTTTTCACTTTTGTTCCAAGAGAATAATTTTTAATGATGtttttttctataataaaaacatcattattttcatcttcttttcgtaaagagtaagtctcttgtgagacggtctcacgaatctttatctatgagacgggtcacaataaaaaataatactcttaacataaaaaataatattttttcatggacgacCCAAGcaaaagatccgtctcacaaaatacgacccatgagaccgtctaacacaaatttttgtctttcgCGTAAAATATGTTTTCTTGATTTGTTCAACTCAAAATATAATTCTAAACTGattttatacaaatatatatgttATTATTTGACATCTATCATGGACCAATTTGAAAAAAGGAAAAACAAGTTTGTCTAGTTTTTGATACTCATAAACAAAAAGGCTGATCTTCTTTGATAtcaatcatttattttaaaaaaataacacatTTTTTTAGAGaactttatccttgtttttttACAGAAAtacattaatttatattataatttttcacaatatataaatatctatTCGAACATACcattaatttgattaaatatttttttgcaatattttcatatattttttattcaatatataattattaacatAAATGTcacaattttaataatttaatatgttATAGACCAATtaagttttataatttttacaGAGTATATTTGATATATCCATGAATTTCCTCTTCTTCTTGTTTCTGATATAAAAATTGTTCTTCAATAAACATATCAAAAATAACTAACAAGACAGACGAGCCTATCTTTTTTATGCTTTGAAAAATTACCAACCCAACTCATTTTTTAGGTGACGGACCTGGCCGACAAGAAGCCTAGTTAATTATATGTATAATTCCGCGGGTTGGAACGGGCTGACCAACTCTTTTACGAGTTGAAAAATTGTAAACTCAACTCACCTATTTTATATCTCGTGATGAGCTGATCCGATCGACGAGTATAGTCCATTTTGACATATCTTTCAATcgatttctaaaaaaaaaaaacattttgttTTCTTAAATATTTTCTCGTACCTCCTTCCCTGATCGAACAAAACAATATCAGGAAAACCTAATTTTAATTTCACAAAGTTGAATGGAGCGAGGGTTATAGTTTCGGGACAAAGTCAAGGACCACGCCTCTCGTGTTTCCATCGACCAAGTTGCTCTCATACAAACACGACGACTAAGATTTTATATTTTCCGCTCTCAGATAAAATTCATTGTTATCGAGCTTATACATACATTTTTTCACTATTTAATtatacttttaatttaatttttggtCAAATATTAGCTCCAATTAATTCAATGGAGAGCAGCAACTTTTGAATGGCGGATTACGTTCTGATTGAACTACATAATTCATTCAACATGCATTTACGTTGAAATTACACGTAAATATTCGACTATGGAGCTCCGAAGTCTATGAATTTATCCAAATTCGATGCTGAATTTGTTATTATCAGTAAGTGGgaaaatatagaaaaaaaacaaatttataaaattgaTAAATGAAATATTTCCACTTTTTTGCATGCCCATCATAATTACAACTCGAAGAATGTTTGATCTCTCGAAGAAAATGTAACCAAACTTGTAAAACAATATACTTTTAATTCGGTTCCACtggaaaaacaattatttacatCCATTGATCAgctaaataaaagaataaatttCTTGAATCCCACAACCTCAAAATCATGATAATCAAGAGCATCTCAATCCCGGGATTCGTCGATATTTTTTCCTCCGGTTATTAAACGAGGTGCTGCGGTGGCACGGCTGGAAAAACTGCCTCCATAACTGCCTCCATTTTCAGCTAACGTACACCGGCCACGCCTCTTTCCGCCGGGAATATAAGTGCATGGACTGCTGCCGGAAGCCGGGACAGGACCCCTGGGAAGCGATTGAATCACGAGCCTTTTCTGACGTAGCCATTGCTCGCCTTCCATTGGCCTCGTAGCCAAAATTTCTTGACAAAATAGTGTTAAGAAAACCAATACTATCCCAAATTTGTTGCTAAACTTGAAGCTATGGCTATCATTAGCCATTATcactattttttataaaaaaaaatgtaaattttttgtgataaaatatgaaaattcgAATGTTTTCACGTCACGAACAATTTGATTTGAATCGAGTTGAAATTTTATGTGAGGAACACGTATTTATATAGTGTTTGTATTAAGGTAGACATGTACAATAATGTTTGACTGTGTAATTAGAATGAAAAGTTGAATGTTGGAAACACAGCGGAGCGCTTTAAAGTTTGACGAGTAGCGTTGAATATTGGAATATTGCcaaacatttcaattaataatataaGGGTTTGAAGGAGTCGAGTTTGCCGTGGGAATGTGTACGTGTTTGACTATATCTAACTAattttatatacatatacatttaaaaataatattttaattattattatgttatagttaatacaaaaaatatatattactatGGAAATTTTAGACATCATCACCGGAAATTCCAAGATTAATttaatggcaaaaacttgtgtgaaacggtctcacgagtcgtattttgtgatatggatctcttatttgagtcattcatgaaaaaatattactttttatgctaacagtattactttttattgtgaatatcggtaaggttgacccagtctcacaaataaaaattcatgagaccgtctcacaagatatctactCACATATTTCTGATTttgaaaatgctaaaaaaaaGCCGTATGATTTTATGAGTGATTTAAATATCAGGCCTAAAAAATATAGTCGGACGGTCACTGTCTAGCGTCTAGACGCTTAGGCAGCCATTCTGGTTGTGCCCAAAACagtttttattgttttggctaaatatcttatttttcttgttcattttcatatttctcaaatgattttttatatcggattcaaattcaaaatcaataatgtATTAATCATCTTTATCTGATacaaattaattgaaaaatttCGAACAAtcctttttaaaaaactttaaaatttaaaaataaaaaaattctatatattaaattagGTGACTACCTTAACGGATTTTGAGTCGTCTAAAATCAAGTTCGACGCATAGGCGCCATCATCATACTTACAAATGCGAGGAAAACGAGACCAAACATTTCAAATATCAGGCTATCCCGTTTCATATTAGGTGATGCAGATTAAGTGAAATGTTGCGGTGAGCAAatgttaataatttttatatttaattctgTTTGTGAATTTTCCTCtctttttttaattgtttttttcaCACTAAAAAATTGGAATATTTTAGGGAAAAAATGGTATCCCCTGGAAAATTTGGGTGTTTTATTTTAgggatattattttattaatgatAATAGAAGTATTTTGCATAATTCCAAACGCAGCCCAGGGGATTTGAAGTTGGAACCGACCTTCCTAGGATGCATGTTCTTTAGGCTGCATGCCCTTTGTCGGTAACTCGGGTTTACACGAGAAATGAATTCTAAATTATTACGGTGTCGATGACTTGTAGTTCTTCTTACGTTCGAGATTCAAGTAATTTTAATTTGAatgtcataatttttttatatgaactaggatatatctatttatatttgagtaggtctcttgtgagacggtctcacgaatctttatatgtgagacgggtcaaccctactgatattcacaataaaaagtaatactcttagcaaaaaaagtaatattttttcatagatgacccaaataagatattcgtctcacaaaatacgatccgtgagatcgtctcacacaagtttttgtctttataTTTTAGTATACcaattgatttatttaaattcgttcttttttatatataattcgattcgattaatatatatgaattttacACATTGGCGGCAGCTGTTGAATTTTATAGTTTTGACATTGTACCCAAAAATGTCAACCAAAATCctataaaatattattgatatttgaattatgTGCATTGTGTACACTGGAATGATGATGTGAGTgttgaatttaatatttctgTTATTGGGCCTCTTTTCCTATCCTATTCCCCGGTTTATTACGGTTCAGAAGCCCATGAATTTTTCAAAGTTATGGGCCTGTAGTCTCATCCTTCTTCTAAATATCGAATGGtagttataaaatatattatagatTGTATTTGGACgagtgaatttcaaatttataataACAAATTCATTGGTTTGTTTGAGGTAATTCACTtgccaatgaatttcaaattctaaATAGTTATTTTTTAAGTCAAtgtaatgaatttcaaattcatatcGACATAAAGTCATTTCAAATTATCCTCTCAAATCAAAATCCGTAAATCAAAACGCAACCTTATAGTTTTTACCCGCCTGCATTTCAAGTCTAACTATTTTTAgttctaaaatattataaagtataTTTTCactcatatatatgtataagcTATATTTCATGTCTAAAATAAGAGTTACCAAAACATAGTTGGCAATGCATGTATATGTTTAGTTCTATAAATATAATTCAAAACACaaaaactttaattttattGAGATGTAATTTCGTTTACCTATAAATTTATTTAGTGCATATTAATGTTTCTTCGATTTTCCGGaatattaaattgatgttaTGTTTGGATTGATGGATTtgatttgatgatatatttgatGATTACAGTTTAAATAAAACCAATCTCGGGTAAATTTGAAATTAACTACAAGTATTATTGGAACGAGGTTTATTTGAAATTcactttatattttttttcaacaaagcaaatcaagaaatttgaatcaaatcCCAAAATCATCAGTTTATACACAACAAGAGATCAGAAATtcttattgaaaattttatttaatatattcacGTAGAATGTATCATGGATCACTACACATTTCATTCATGCTCCGAAATTCCAAATGCCCAAAAAGAGTTTGTAggccaaaataaaaattgacattaaatttttagaaatattactaaaaaaattattacagcATATTATCGAGCTaggcatcaatcaagtctaacTGTCCTAATAATATTTCGGTTTCGGTTGGCCGTTGCCAATCCGATTTTGTCTACCCACTTTGAGATATGAGCATTTATCttctattatatatttatatgcattATCTCATCAATGTTAtttggtaaaaacttgtgtgagacgatctcacatgtcgtattttgtgagatggatatcttatttgggttatccatgaaaaaatattaatttttatgctaagggtaccactttttattgtgaagactcgtctcacagataaagattcgtgagaccgtatcgcaacatattatttttttatctatttataTTTCAACAATTGCATTAGTGAGAAGATTTGGATTTTTAATACTTAATAAGGCGATTAAGTTATATGTCTTAAAACATCAGTttaataatcaaattataacacaaagggaattttaattaattaatcacattCTTGAAGTCCAAttccattttttaataaaaaaaattaaagcttAACTCGATCAGATAAAGACAAGACAATTATTAGGCCTTCATTTCATTCCTATTTAgttcatcaatgaaaaatattattttttatgttaaaagtattacttaTTATTACAAATATGTGCATCATTGACCTAtgtcacagataaagatccgtgTGACCGTCACACAAAAGACCTACTAAAAAAACATACACGCAATATGTGTGAATTATTAGTATTAGTGCTAGTACTGACTCTCACTAATTGCATCGTGGACGAACCACAATCGTTATCATTAAACCCCCAAATAAAAATGTCTGTCATATCATGTTCGAGTTATTGTGAGTTGAGATCTTGTTGAGCTTCATTTATTTTGCTCACATGCAATATGTCATTTCTCATTATGCCAATTTGCCACTTAGAGCTGAATCTAAAGCTTGTAGTTTGGAGACCGGGCTTGTGGCCCAGTGGTCTCACCTCTATCAGATTAGTCGGTACTCCGCGTTTGAATCTCCTCTTCACGTatgttgtaataaaaaaaaaagcttGTAGTTTGGCTTGCTCCATTGCGCCTTTTCGGGTTCCACTTCTTGTTTACCTTgacaatactcaaatcaatttGGAATACTTTTACCTCAAATTCCAATGCATGCACTCGTATACATTAGTGTCCGGGGAAAGTGTTGTGTATTTgtacaatatttaattttttggaattGTTTTAGtagattaaattataaaaatttatccGTACGTACTTCGTCAATTTTAGAAATTGGccataaaaaaggaaaaaagaaagaaaaataaatggaAAATTTGAAGGGAAAAAAAAATACAGGCCATACGTTCAGATCGATTTGGTCGGTCTACCTCCCTCCCCTCACACATTGGTGCTTGTccaatatttgattttttttaaaaaaaaattctttgttgtttaaattataaaaattgattttattttggCATTTTTATTCCGAATTTCACAAACATTTACGACTATATATGCCAAGTGCTATCCTATCTAATTTCGTACAATCCCAATCAATGAACAATAACTATTTAATGCCAAGTAGTAAATCAAACTTGTAATGAATTCGTCGTGTTTCCTTATTTTTACCATCATTAAACAATCTTACCTCCTCGTCAACTGTCCTATTAAATACAAACATAGCTTCCCGCATTGTATTTTTTTCCCCTAGTGGCCCTTAATTAATTTCCCCCCTTTGTCACACACCTCTCTCCCATTAAATTCCCAGCCATTCCTTttcacatacatatatatatatatatatgcatctTTTTCGTGTTTGCGTCAAGTGTGCATTCAAATTGTTAAAAACTAACACTCGTCACTCTTTATTAGCATTTGCTTGCAAAATTTGTACCAATATGTCTCCACATTATAGGATTCTTTTGGCCTTATTTTTAGCAACATTGGTAGGGGTCAAACGAGTCGAGGCTCGAGCTTTTTTCGTGTTTGGGGATTCGCTTGTGGACAGTGGGAACAATAACTACTTGGCTACTACGGCTCGCGCGGATGCACCTCCATACGGACTCGATTACCCGACGCATCGGCCGAGCGGGCGTTTCTCTAATGGTTTTAATATCCCCGATCTTATCAGTGAGTACCCACCTTAATtatgcttttttttttgttacgtTAATATGTTCGTAAACTCTGATTAATTTTTGACAGACCAACATTACCATGAGTTATAAGTTTGTCACCAATTTTTTGGTTTACTCGACCCTACCGGAGTCGATCCAACGGCTTGGATTTTTccgagtcaatttttttttttacatgaagGTGGGCCtggatcactcatgtggagtgatccgggccgttcattgccTGTGCAAGCAGGGTGAAACaatcccaatttttttttaatattacacttttgttttttgtttttgttttttgaattttaacacatatttttttatttcaacaattcaaatatcaatttaatttttcctgtaatttgtcaaattttactttagtacatctataatgataaaaaaactgTACACATATTCATTGTGCAGAGTAACTAGTCTTTCTAACGAAGGATTATCATTAATTAGTTAGTAAGAAATTGAAGGTTTCCGAATTATTGAATTATGACTcgataagttttttttttgtttgtttaaaaagaaaaagattgggttatttaattttatgattgGTTGGTTGTTTTAGGTCAGAAAATTGGTGGTAGAGAATCACCGTTGCCTTACCTAAGTCCGGAGCTGAACGGAGAAAGGCTATTGGTGGGAGCCAACTTTGCCTCGGCAGGAGTTGGAATTCTTAATGACACGGGCGTACAATTTGTGAGTTTCCTATTAAATACTCAAAATAGTTATTTTTTCTCACAAAATTTGTTATTTCAACCAAACAAGTATTGAATCAACTCGATTTTTGCGTGCAATCAaattgttaaaataaaaattacaattttgataatatatgtttattattttgcgattttaataatatatattcaatttcagttttagtcatatatttttcaattttcgaCGATTTTGGTcatttttattagaaatattgaTATAACGTTACACACTTCATGACATGTGTCACGTCAAAAAAatctaaattgaaaaaaaaaaaaagataacagaccaaaacttaaatttaataaaatagaaaacCAAATCATAGGGAGACATATACTGCATTTTCCTAATTAAAAATATGGTCGAGAATTCAATGTGAGGTTTATATTATGGATGAATAACTAACGCAAAAATTTATGTCAGACGATCTCacatgtcaattttgtgatacgtATATTCTATTTAGATAACCCACTGAaaaaaattttacttttaattataaaaatatgctAAAGTTGACTTGTTTCACGAATGAAGATCGTAAGAACATTTAACAAGAGATCTAGTATCATACTAATAGCAACACTTTAATTGTcaaaatataaatgaaataaaattgatttatgactgatgcaggtgaacatAATAAGGATTGGCCAACAATTGGCATATTTCCAGCAATATCAAGAAAGGTTGGCTAGATTCATCGGAGCATTTGAGACGAAAAGACTCGTGAATCAAGCATTGATTCTCATCACATTGGGAGGCAACGATTTTGTCAATAACTACTATTTAGTCCCCGTCTCAGCAAGATCTCGACAATTTGCTATTCAAGATTACGTGCCCTTTGTCATCTCCGAATACAACAAGATTTTGCTGGTAATTATATATCCTTTCGTCCATCGTATTAACTAATATCCTCATCAGTTATGTCTTACATTTCAACTGATATCGAtatctcaaatttaaaatttggacCTAATCGTACAAACCGATTATAATATGGTATGTTTtcatatcatattttttaaGTACATTATAAAATATCGTACAAACACTCAACGAATGCAACCGGACATTGGTAATAAGTAATGCATCATGGGAGGAATGGTGCTAGGTGGATGCAATTACTagcatttaattttaatttaattaaatagtagACACGAGCATGTGACCGTAGTTGGACATCCTGTCTGTGGGCGTAATAATTAATTTTCTACCTGGTTTTAACTTATATATTTATCCTAACTTCAATCAAATAAATGTGCtaacttcaattattttaattaat from Primulina tabacum isolate GXHZ01 chromosome 14, ASM2559414v2, whole genome shotgun sequence includes:
- the LOC142525451 gene encoding GDSL esterase/lipase At5g33370-like isoform X2, with translation MSPHYRILLALFLATLVGVKRVEARAFFVFGDSLVDSGNNNYLATTARADAPPYGLDYPTHRPSGRFSNGFNIPDLISQKIGGRESPLPYLSPELNGERLLVGANFASAGVGILNDTGVQFVNIIRIGQQLAYFQQYQERLARFIGAFETKRLVNQALILITLGGNDFVNNYYLVPVSARSRQFAIQDYVPFVISEYNKILLRLHELGARRVLVTGTGPLGCVPAELAMRGRNGECSVELQRAASLFNPQLNQMILRLNSEIGATVFIASNTQMTHYDFFSNPEAFGGLLWTRAVQWTRTMHTSIQLVPQQRHFFVLGCIPSIRKG
- the LOC142525451 gene encoding GDSL esterase/lipase At5g33370-like isoform X1; the protein is MSPHYRILLALFLATLVGVKRVEARAFFVFGDSLVDSGNNNYLATTARADAPPYGLDYPTHRPSGRFSNGFNIPDLISQKIGGRESPLPYLSPELNGERLLVGANFASAGVGILNDTGVQFVNIIRIGQQLAYFQQYQERLARFIGAFETKRLVNQALILITLGGNDFVNNYYLVPVSARSRQFAIQDYVPFVISEYNKILLRLHELGARRVLVTGTGPLGCVPAELAMRGRNGECSVELQRAASLFNPQLNQMILRLNSEIGATVFIASNTQMTHYDFFSNPEAFGFITSKVACCGQGPFNGLGLCTPVSNLCPNRDIFLFWDAFHPSERANRLIVNQMFSGTVEYMNPMNLSTIMALDAQT